One genomic segment of Chelonia mydas isolate rCheMyd1 chromosome 1, rCheMyd1.pri.v2, whole genome shotgun sequence includes these proteins:
- the MANSC4 gene encoding MANSC domain-containing protein 4, which translates to MFLLVAVAEVLFVLGLVWKSDSLCSPTTFYKNCWIRRFPGLLIDLEESQKRGAQVLKIYAEVTAQQCSRTCCLLKNVSCNLAVFYFEAIHENINCLHIYCPALESCILRAGTNVVLYNITTGIDPDLLVFEKLSYKDPNTRSSFNKWERQNNSRTADSEKCQHNNVTLRSLLLQSPSSTTSQGFVANDSHSHNSSGLVPKTKPTTRSWARSLPLDDHFAQETDLTSESTGLTSNSDKMMSVSTKMISHLPSPARLNISQQHFNETKGYSGRNYTSDNEGQQPAWVAVDIGSWFVPVVLCSSFIFLCCCTVLLAAGRCRKRRGHYKPVRRGEAGSRQCIKYTLVKDSL; encoded by the exons ATGTTTCTGTTGGTGGCAGTAGCAGAAGTGCTGTTTGTTCTGGGTTTGGTGTGGAAGTCAGATTCTCTTTGCTCACCCACTACTTTTTACAAAAACTGCTGGATCCGACGCTTCCCGGGTCTTCTGATTGATCTGGAGGAATCTCAGAAGAGGGGTGCCCAGGTGCTGAAGATTTATGCAGAAGTCACAGCCCAGCAGTGCAGCCGGACTTGCTGCCTTCTGAAGAATG TTTCCTGTAACCTGGCAGTTTTCTACTTTGAAGCTATCCATGAGAACATTAATTGCCTGCACATTTATTGTCCAGCCTTGGAAAGCTGCATATTGAGGGCTGGAACCAATGTCGTTTTGTACAACATCACAACAG GGATTGATCCGGATcttcttgtttttgaaaaattgtcTTATAAGGATCCAAATACCCGTTCCTCTTTTAACAAATGGGAAAGGCAAAACAACTCCAGGACTGCTGATTCAGAAAAATGCCAACACAATAATGTCACATTGAGGTCTCTTCTACTCCAGTCTCCATCTTCTACcactagccagggctttgtagcAAATGATAGTCACAGCCACAATTCAAGTGGCTTGGtcccaaaaaccaaaccaaccacaCGTTCATGGGCAAGGTCTCTACCATTGGATGACCATTTTGCTCAGGAGACGGATTTGACTTCAGAAAGTACAGGTCTGACATCTAATTCAGACAAAATGATGTCTGTATCCACTAAGATGATATCCCATTTGCCCAGTCCTGCTCGCTTAAACATCAGTCAGCAGCACTTCAATGAAACCAAAGGGTACAGTGGCAGGAACTACACTTCGGATAACGAGGGTCAACAACCTGCTTGGGTGGCAGTGGATATAGGTTCCTGGTTTGTCCCTGTGGTGCTTTGCTCTTCTTTCATCTTCCTTTGCTGTTGTACTGTTCTTCTGGCAGCTGGGCGCTGCAGAAAGAGGAGAGGTCACTATAAGCCAGTGCGGAGAGGAGAGGCAGGGTCCAGGCAGTGCATAAAATATACTCTTGTAAAGGATAGTTTGTAA